A genome region from Manihot esculenta cultivar AM560-2 chromosome 5, M.esculenta_v8, whole genome shotgun sequence includes the following:
- the LOC110616001 gene encoding UDP-galactose/UDP-glucose transporter 2, giving the protein MLRRDKSRQDKTEMKNEEQDRSLFGVSLTDRPRWQQFLICSSGFFFGYLVNGICEEYVYNRLQFSYGWYFTFVQSFVYIFLIYLQGFTTKQMVNPWKTYVKLSAVLMGSHGLTKGSLAFLNYPAQIMFKSTKVLPVMVMGAFIPGLRRKYPAHEYISAILLVVGLILFTLADAKTSPNFSIIGVVMISGALIMDSFLGNLQEAIFTMNPETTQMEMLFCSSVVGLPFLIPPMIFTGELFRAWNSCSQHPYVYGVLVFEAMATFIGQVSVLSLIALFGAATTAMVTTARKAVTLLLSYMIFTKPLTEQHGTGLLLIVMGITLKLLPENKQPSKPKFQKHPSSSSSSSTQDIEAQEENRPLV; this is encoded by the exons ATGTTGAGGAGAGACAAATCTCGGCAAGACAAGACAGAAATGAAAAACGAAGAGCAAGACCGGTCTCTGTTTGGGGTTTCTCTCACTGACAGACCCAGATGGCAACAGTTCCTCATTTGCTCTTCTGGCTTCTTCTTTGGATACCTTGTCAATGGCATCTGCGAG GAATATGTATATAACAGACTCCAGTTCAG CTATGGATGGTACTTCACATTTGTTCAAAGCTTTGTCTACATTTTCCTGATTTATCTCCAAGGCTTTACCACCAAGCAAATGGTGAACCCATGGAAGACTTATGTCAAGCTCTCTGCAGTTCTTATGGGCTCCCATGGGCTCACAAAAGGATCTTTAGCTTTTCTTAATTACCCTGCACAGATCATGTTTAAATCCACCAAG GTTCTGCCAGTGATGGTGATGGGGGCCTTTATTCCAGGACTCAGACGGAAATATCCAGCACATGAATACATATCAGCAATCCTTCTGGTGGTGGGGTTGATTCTTTTCACCTTAGCAGATGCAAAAACTTCTCCAAATTTCAGCATCATTGGTGTTGTGATGATATCTGGTGCTTTAATCATGGACTCCTTTCTTGGCAATTTGCAAGAAGCTATCTTTACTATGAATCCTGAAACTACACAG ATGGAGATGTTGTTTTGTTCAAGTGTTGTGGGTCTGCCTTTCTTAATCCCTCCCATGATCTTCACTGGAGAGTTATTCAGAGCTTGGAATTCTTGTTCTCAG CATCCATACGTATATGGGGTGTTGGTGTTTGAAGCCATGGCGACGTTTATTGGGCAAGTGTCTGTGCTTTCGCTGATTGCCCTTTTTGGAGCGGCCACCACAGCCATG gtgaCGACGGCGAGGAAGGCAGTGACTTTATTACTATCATATATGATATTCACGAAGCCATTGACAGAACAGCATGGGACTGGGCTTCTATTGATAGTCATGGGGATCACATTGAAGCTCTTGCCCGAGAACAAGCAGCCTTCCAAGCCCAAGTTTCAGAAAcatccctcttcctcttcctcttcctcaacTCAAGATATTGAAGCTCAAGAAGAGAATAGACCATTGGTCTAA
- the LOC122723747 gene encoding uncharacterized protein LOC122723747 yields the protein MASNNSSFTLLSIADAASWYCAFLLVILLLQSSMRETYDPCEIVRGNQMLERPCDEIYVVQEGETLHTISDKCGDPFIVEKNPHIHDPDDVFPGLVIKITPSKSTHMLLR from the coding sequence ATGGCTTCCAACAACTCTTCATTCACGCTTCTGTCTATAGCTGATGCAGCTTCATGGTACTGCGCCTTTCTTCTTGTCATCCTCTTACTGCAAAGCTCTATGAGAGAAACCTACGATCCTTGTGAGATTGTTAGAGGCAATCAAATGTTGGAACGACCATGCGATGAGATTTATGTTGTCCAAGAAGGGGAAACCCTTCACACCATTAGCGATAAGTGTGGTGATCCCTTTATAGTTGAGAAGAACCCCCATATACATGACCCTGATGATGTTTTCCCTGGTCTCGTCATCAAGATTACTCCATCAAAATCTACACACATGTTATTACGGtag
- the LOC110615858 gene encoding SPX domain-containing membrane protein At4g22990 isoform X2 — protein sequence MVAFGKKLKENQIEEWREYYINYKFLKKKVNRYTRQIEVGAENQHYVLKDFSRMLDCQIEKIVLFLIQQQGLLASRLLNLGEEHDALLQQEHNALLQQSDDSKIPELREAYRAVGQDLLKLLFFVEMNATGLRKILKKFDKRFGYRFTDYYVKTRANHPYSQLQQVFKHVGIEAVVGAISRNLADLQDHEGNHISIYDQPSLRHPDPIIDSIRAAVNKLSNSTSFLEYLGKHAFIIQEELPTSSEDSFIEQNYHFMSLLLNLVNTFLYMVNTYIIVPTADNYSLSLGAAATVCGVIIGSMAVAQVFSSIYFSAWSNRSYLRPLVFSSIILLAGNTLYALAYDLNSISVLLIGRLFCGLGSARAVNRRYISDCVPLKLRMQASAGFVSASALGMACGPALACLFQTNFKIYSLTFNEDTLPGWVMAFAWLAYLLWLWISFREPSHETKELVPQQTNSGLFVNDSAVESGFTQPLLLKAEAENQDEGVCQEIEDGDEDSEGSHEPVTSIVSAYRLLTPSVKVQLFIYFMLKYAMEILLAESSVITGYYFIWSPSSVAIFLACLGLTVLPVNVFVGSYISNKFEERQVLLASEIMVCIGILLSFNILIPYSVPQYVGSALITFVSAEVLEGVNLSLLSRVMSSRLARGTYNGGLLSTEAGTLARVIADGTITLSGYLSESRLLNATLLPSLFICISSIVATCFTYNSLY from the exons ATGGTCGCATTCGGGAAGAAGTTGaaagaaaatcaaattgaaGAATGGCGAGA ATACTATATTAACTATAAGTTTCTGAAGAAGAAAGTCAACCGTTATACACGACAAATTGAAGTTGGAGCAGAAAATCAACACTATGTTCTCAAGGATTTCTCAAGAATGCTGGACTGTCAG ATTGAAAAGATTGTTTTGTTTCTGATACAACAACAAGGGCTATTAGCAAGCAGGTTGTTGAATCTTGGAGAAGAGCATGATGCTCTTTTACAGCAAGAGCACAATGCTCTTTTACAGCAATCAGATGATTCTAAAATACCTGAACTACGAGAAGCATATAGAGCAGTTGGACAGGATCTCTTAAAGCTCCTCTTCTTTGTTGAGATGAATGCTACTGGTTTGCGAAAGATTCTGAAGAAATTTGATAAGCGCTTTGGCTATAGATTTACTGATTACTATGTTAAAACCCGTGCAAATCATCCTTATTCGCAGCTGCAGCAGGTGTTCAAGCATGTG GGTATTGAGGCTGTTGTTGGAGCCATATCTCGCAACCTTGCAGATCTCCAAGATCACGAGGGGAACCACATATCAATATATGATCAGCCTTCATTACGCCACCCG GATCCTATCATTGATTCTATTAGAGCAGCTGTAAACAAGTTATCAAACTCGACAAGTTTCCTTGAGTACTTGGGGAAGCATGCATTCATTATACAAGAGGAATTACCAACTTCCTCCGAAGACTCTTTCATTGAGCAGAATTATCATTTTATGTCACTTCTGCTGAACCTGGTAAACACGTTTCTTTATATGGTCAACACATATATTATTGTCCCAACAGCAGATAACTACTCCCTGAGCCTTGGAGCTGCAGCAACTGTTTGTGGTGTCATTATTGGGTCAATGGCTGTTGCACAGGTGTTCTCTTCTATATATTTTAGTGCATGGTCAAATAGGTCATATTTGAGACCTCTTGTGTTTAGTAGCATCATTCTTCTAGCGGGGAACACCTTATATGCACTGGCTTATGATCTTAATTCAATATCAGTCCTTCTGATTGGTCGTCTTTTCTGCGG GTTAGGCTCTGCAAGAGCTGTTAACAGGCGTTACATCAGTGATTGTGTTCCACTCAAATTGAGAATGCAGGCTTCTGCAGGTTTTGTCAGTGCAAGTGCACTTGGCATGGCATGTGGTCCAGCTCTTGCTTGCTTATTCCAAACTAATTTCAAGATATACAGCCTTACTTTTAATGAGGACACTTTACCTGGCTGGGTGATGGCTTTTGCATGGCTTGCATACCTACTATGGCTGTGGATTTCTTTTAGAGAACCTTCACATGAGACTAAAGAACTTGTGCCACAACAAACTAATTCTG GGCTGTTTGTGAATGATAGCGCTGTAGAGAGTGGTTTTACACAGCCATTGCTTTTGAAAGCAGAAGCTGAGAATCAAGATGAAGGTGTATGCCAAGAAATTGAGGATGGTGATGAAGATTCTGAGGGAAGTCATGAACCTGTCACTTCAATTGTATCAGCATATCGACTGCTCACACCATCAGTGAAG GTGCAgctattcatttattttatgctTAAATATGCAATGGAGATTTTACTTGCTGAATCAAGTGTCATCACCGGGTATTACTTTATATGGTCACCCAGCAGCGTAGCAATTTTTCTCGCATGTCTTGGGCTGACAGTGCTTCCTGTAAATGTTTTCGTTGGAAGCTACATCAGCAACAAATTTGAAGAGAG GCAGGTTCTGCTAGCATCTGAAATTATGGTGTGCATAGGTATACTTCTAAGCTTCAATATACTgattccttactctgtgcctcAATATGTCGGCTCAGCTCTGATCACATTCGTATCAGCTGAAGTCCTTGAAG GTGTGAACTTATCACTCTTATCTCGAGTAATGTCATCAAGGCTTGCTCGAGGGACCTACAATGGAGGGTTGCTTTCAACAGAAGCAGGAACCTTGGCTCGAGTGATTGCAGATGGAACAATAACACTGAGTGGATATTTAAGTGAAAGTAGGCTCTTGAATGCCACTCTACTTCCATCACTCTTCATCTGTATCTCCTCCATTGTTGCCACCTGCTTCACCTACAATTCTCTCTACTGA
- the LOC110615858 gene encoding SPX domain-containing membrane protein At4g22990 isoform X1 has product MVAFGKKLKENQIEEWREYYINYKFLKKKVNRYTRQIEVGAENQHYVLKDFSRMLDCQIEKIVLFLIQQQGLLASRLLNLGEEHDALLQQEHNALLQQSDDSKIPELREAYRAVGQDLLKLLFFVEMNATGLRKILKKFDKRFGYRFTDYYVKTRANHPYSQLQQVFKHVGIEAVVGAISRNLADLQDHEGNHISIYDQPSLRHPVFSHIYRKLYAVDPIIDSIRAAVNKLSNSTSFLEYLGKHAFIIQEELPTSSEDSFIEQNYHFMSLLLNLVNTFLYMVNTYIIVPTADNYSLSLGAAATVCGVIIGSMAVAQVFSSIYFSAWSNRSYLRPLVFSSIILLAGNTLYALAYDLNSISVLLIGRLFCGLGSARAVNRRYISDCVPLKLRMQASAGFVSASALGMACGPALACLFQTNFKIYSLTFNEDTLPGWVMAFAWLAYLLWLWISFREPSHETKELVPQQTNSGLFVNDSAVESGFTQPLLLKAEAENQDEGVCQEIEDGDEDSEGSHEPVTSIVSAYRLLTPSVKVQLFIYFMLKYAMEILLAESSVITGYYFIWSPSSVAIFLACLGLTVLPVNVFVGSYISNKFEERQVLLASEIMVCIGILLSFNILIPYSVPQYVGSALITFVSAEVLEGVNLSLLSRVMSSRLARGTYNGGLLSTEAGTLARVIADGTITLSGYLSESRLLNATLLPSLFICISSIVATCFTYNSLY; this is encoded by the exons ATGGTCGCATTCGGGAAGAAGTTGaaagaaaatcaaattgaaGAATGGCGAGA ATACTATATTAACTATAAGTTTCTGAAGAAGAAAGTCAACCGTTATACACGACAAATTGAAGTTGGAGCAGAAAATCAACACTATGTTCTCAAGGATTTCTCAAGAATGCTGGACTGTCAG ATTGAAAAGATTGTTTTGTTTCTGATACAACAACAAGGGCTATTAGCAAGCAGGTTGTTGAATCTTGGAGAAGAGCATGATGCTCTTTTACAGCAAGAGCACAATGCTCTTTTACAGCAATCAGATGATTCTAAAATACCTGAACTACGAGAAGCATATAGAGCAGTTGGACAGGATCTCTTAAAGCTCCTCTTCTTTGTTGAGATGAATGCTACTGGTTTGCGAAAGATTCTGAAGAAATTTGATAAGCGCTTTGGCTATAGATTTACTGATTACTATGTTAAAACCCGTGCAAATCATCCTTATTCGCAGCTGCAGCAGGTGTTCAAGCATGTG GGTATTGAGGCTGTTGTTGGAGCCATATCTCGCAACCTTGCAGATCTCCAAGATCACGAGGGGAACCACATATCAATATATGATCAGCCTTCATTACGCCACCCGgttttttctcatatctatagAAAATTATATGCCGTA GATCCTATCATTGATTCTATTAGAGCAGCTGTAAACAAGTTATCAAACTCGACAAGTTTCCTTGAGTACTTGGGGAAGCATGCATTCATTATACAAGAGGAATTACCAACTTCCTCCGAAGACTCTTTCATTGAGCAGAATTATCATTTTATGTCACTTCTGCTGAACCTGGTAAACACGTTTCTTTATATGGTCAACACATATATTATTGTCCCAACAGCAGATAACTACTCCCTGAGCCTTGGAGCTGCAGCAACTGTTTGTGGTGTCATTATTGGGTCAATGGCTGTTGCACAGGTGTTCTCTTCTATATATTTTAGTGCATGGTCAAATAGGTCATATTTGAGACCTCTTGTGTTTAGTAGCATCATTCTTCTAGCGGGGAACACCTTATATGCACTGGCTTATGATCTTAATTCAATATCAGTCCTTCTGATTGGTCGTCTTTTCTGCGG GTTAGGCTCTGCAAGAGCTGTTAACAGGCGTTACATCAGTGATTGTGTTCCACTCAAATTGAGAATGCAGGCTTCTGCAGGTTTTGTCAGTGCAAGTGCACTTGGCATGGCATGTGGTCCAGCTCTTGCTTGCTTATTCCAAACTAATTTCAAGATATACAGCCTTACTTTTAATGAGGACACTTTACCTGGCTGGGTGATGGCTTTTGCATGGCTTGCATACCTACTATGGCTGTGGATTTCTTTTAGAGAACCTTCACATGAGACTAAAGAACTTGTGCCACAACAAACTAATTCTG GGCTGTTTGTGAATGATAGCGCTGTAGAGAGTGGTTTTACACAGCCATTGCTTTTGAAAGCAGAAGCTGAGAATCAAGATGAAGGTGTATGCCAAGAAATTGAGGATGGTGATGAAGATTCTGAGGGAAGTCATGAACCTGTCACTTCAATTGTATCAGCATATCGACTGCTCACACCATCAGTGAAG GTGCAgctattcatttattttatgctTAAATATGCAATGGAGATTTTACTTGCTGAATCAAGTGTCATCACCGGGTATTACTTTATATGGTCACCCAGCAGCGTAGCAATTTTTCTCGCATGTCTTGGGCTGACAGTGCTTCCTGTAAATGTTTTCGTTGGAAGCTACATCAGCAACAAATTTGAAGAGAG GCAGGTTCTGCTAGCATCTGAAATTATGGTGTGCATAGGTATACTTCTAAGCTTCAATATACTgattccttactctgtgcctcAATATGTCGGCTCAGCTCTGATCACATTCGTATCAGCTGAAGTCCTTGAAG GTGTGAACTTATCACTCTTATCTCGAGTAATGTCATCAAGGCTTGCTCGAGGGACCTACAATGGAGGGTTGCTTTCAACAGAAGCAGGAACCTTGGCTCGAGTGATTGCAGATGGAACAATAACACTGAGTGGATATTTAAGTGAAAGTAGGCTCTTGAATGCCACTCTACTTCCATCACTCTTCATCTGTATCTCCTCCATTGTTGCCACCTGCTTCACCTACAATTCTCTCTACTGA
- the LOC110615859 gene encoding ATPase GET3A, with product MATDDQEIPEGSVRNILEQITLKWVFVGGKGGVGKTTSSSILSILLSKVRSSVLIISTDPAHNLSDAFQQRFTKIPTLINGYTNLYAMEVDANVENDDMGGNDGMDTVFSELANAIPGIDEAMSFAEMLKLVQTMDYSVIVFDTAPTGHTLRLLQFPSTLEKGLEKMMSLKSKFGGLLSQMTRMFGIDDEFGEDALLGRLEGMKDVIEQVNRQFKDPDMTTFVCVCIPEFLSLYETERLVQELTKFEIDTHNILINQVLYSDEDVESKLLKARMRMQQKYLDQFYMLYDDFHITKLPLLPDEVTGVEALEAFSSRFVTPYKPSTSHDTVEDLERKINTIRRQLTDAEGELEILKKEKQTE from the exons ATGGCAACAGATGATCAAGAGATACCTGAAGGATCCGTCCGGAATATACTAGAGCAAATCACCCTCAAATGGGTCTTTGTCGGAGGCAAAGGTGGCGTAGGAAAAACCACTTCCAGTTCGATTCTCTCGATCCTTTTGTCTAAGGTCAGATCCTCTGTATTGATCATCTCAACTGACCCTGCTCACAATCTTAGCGATGCGTTTCAACAACGATTCACCAAGATCCCCACTTTGATCAATGGCTATACCAATTTATATGCTATG GAAGTCGATGCTAATGTTGAAAACGATGACATGGGTGGAAATGATGGAATGGACACTGTGTTTTCTGAGCTAGCTAATGCAATTCCTGGAATCGATGAGGCTATGAGCTTTGCAGAAATGTTGAA ATTGGTGCAAACAATGGATTACTCTGTTATTGTATTTGATACTGCTCCAACTGGTCATACACTCAGGCTATTACAATTTCCATCAACTTTAGAGAAGGGCCTTGAGAAAATGATGTCTTTGAAAAGTAAATTTGGTGGTTTATTGAGTCAG ATGACCCGTATGTTTGGTATTGATGATGAATTTGGTGAAGATGCCCTTTTGGGAAGACTTGAGGGCATGAAAGATGTGATTGAACAAGTGAATAGGCAATTCAAAGACCCG GATATGACAACCTTTGTCTGTGTTTGCATCCCAGAGTTCCTCTCGCTATATGAAACAGAGAGGCTGGTGCAGGAACTTACCAAATTTGAGATAGATACACATAATATTCTCATTAACCAAGTACTTTATAGTGACGAAG ATGTTGAATCCAAATTGCTCAAAGCAAGAATGCGAATGCAACAAAAGTACCTTGATCAGTTCTACATGTTGTATGACGACTTCCATATCACCAAGTTGCCATTGTTGCCAGACGAG GTTACTGGGGTTGAAGCTCTGGAAGCTTTCTCAAGTCGTTTTGTGACTCCATATAAGCCTTCCACTAGTCATGACACTGTGGAAGATTTGGAACGAAAAATAAACACCATAAGGCGACAATTGACAGATGCTGAGGGAGAGCTAGAAATACTTAAGAAAGAAAAGCAGACGGAGTAA
- the LOC110614373 gene encoding peroxisome biogenesis protein 16 produces the protein MEAYKRWVRTNKDYVHSLESLANGLTWLLPERFSASEIGPEAVTAILGIITAINEHIIDTTPTQWHPGSVEPYSFPYSLCISAMKDLETLVEVTAEHYFGEDKKWNFMAVTEALKVLVRLGLFRNSGYKMLLHGGETPNIEKQSNLSSQHTVGGFPKPGNHHGPSHLGDINGRNPWNLEGRALSALSRFGQNARMVSDPVWLSRVQHQHAIMGPPSPMVDRMTLSTILSEKGLQGALFVLGEVLCITRPLIYVLFIRKYGIRSWTPWFFSLAVDLIGISFLTQATKPMHGGKGQPFHFSVSEQDELKRRKLQWALYLMRDPFFSKYTRQRLESSEKLLEPIPLIGILTAKIVELVIGAQTRYTYMSGS, from the exons ATGGAGGCTTATAAAAGATGGGTTAGGACGAATAAAGACTATGTCCACTCGCTGGAATCTCTTGCCAAT GGATTAACATGGCTTCTTCCAGAGCGCTTTTCTGCTTCAGAGATAGGACCAGAAGCAG TAACTGCTATCTTGGGCATAATCACTGCCATCAACGAGCATATAATTGATACAACTCCAACCCAATGGCATCCTGGCTCTGTAGAACCATATTCTTTCCCTTATTCATTGTGCATATCCGCAATGAAGGACTTGGAAACGCTAGTTGAAGTTACAGCAGAACATTATTTTGGTGAAGATAAGAAATGGAATTTCATGGCTGTTACAGAAGCTTTGAA GGTGTTAGTTAGGCTGGGTTTGTTTCGGAACAGTGGATATAAGATGCTTCTTCATGGAGGAGAGACACCAAATATTGAGAAGCAGTCAAATTTATCTTCTCAACACACTGTTGGGGGTTTTCCAAAGCCTGGAAACCATCATGGGCCTAGTCATTTAGGAGACATTAATGGACGGAATCCATGGAATCTAGAAGGGAGGGCATTGTCTGCATTGAGCAGGTTTGGACAAAATGCTAGAATGGTATCTGACCCAGTATGGTTGAGTAGGGTTCAACATCAGCATGCAATTATGGGGCCTCCAT CTCCAATGGTTGATAGGATGACACTTTCCACAATATTATCTGAGAAAGGTCTACAAGGAGCATTATTTGTCTTGGGAGAGGTGCTCTGTATCACAAGACCTCTTATTTATGTTTTGTTTATCAGAAAATATGGAATTCGATCTTGGACTCCTTGGTTCTTTTCCCTGGCTGTGGATCTCATTGGAATAAGCTTTCTAACACAAGCTACAAAGCCAATGCATGGAGGAAAAGGGCAACCATTCCATTTTTCTGTCTCTGAACAGGACGAG ttgaaaagaagaaaattgcAATGGGCACTTTACCTTATGAGAGATCCATTCTTTAGCAAGTACACCAG ACAAAGACTTGAAAGCAGTGAAAAACTACTGGAACCTATTCCTCTAATTGGGATTCTAACAG CAAAAATTGTTGAGCTTGTTATTGGAGCTCAGACTCGTTACACGTACATGTCAGGATCGTGA